GGCTGCTCGGGGTGGGGGCCGCGGGCCCCTGGCCCCTCTAGGCCGGGTATTTGCAGATGAAGGGTTTGCGCTCCCCACAGGCCTCGCCCTCCCAGGCCATGAACCCTGCGGGGACacgagccagggctggggcggGGGAcaagggggacacgggggacccTCTGACAGCCCCGGAGCCCCCTGGCCACCCCGTGACCCCCCCGTCCCTCCCTGaccctccctgtcccccctgccccccaaCCCTTGGGTCCCCTCACCAGCTGAGTCCTCCCGTGCGccacagggctgtgcccagcccactgtccccagcccgttgtccccagtgtcccctcacctgcCGAGTCCTCCATGGCGATGCAGGGATGTCCCTTGGGGCCATCGTCCCCCTCCCAGGCCCAGTAGTGGCGCGGGGACCCGTCagcccagagccagccctggcgctgtgacagggacacagggacacagggacacaggtgggacaggggacagagggcacagggacacagggggacagggacacaggggcacagggggacaaGAGGACAGGGGCATAGGGGCACAGAGGcacacaggtgggacagggggacagcacAGAGGGACAAGGGGACACACAAGCAGACAGGTAGCGCTGCACAGAGGGCTCAGGACACCAGGATGGCACATAAAGGTGTGGCAGGGCGGGCTCGGGGCAGGTTTGGGCACAGCgagcacagccaggggacaccaggggacaccGGGGTGGCACATCAGGGTGTGGCAAGGCAGGGTCGGGGCAGGtttgggcacagccaggggacaccaggggacaccGGGGTGGCACATCAGGGTGTGGCAAGGCAGGGTTGGGCACAgtcaggggacaccaggggacaccGGGGTGGCACATCGGGTGTGGCACAGAGGCGCAGACAGGCACGGCGCACTCAGGCACGCACCCGCCGGTGCAGGCCGATCCAGACGCTctcctccttgtccctgtccctgtccctgtccttgtcgCCCTCCTCATCGTCCTCTCCgcgccgcggccgccgcgccAGGAAGGCGGCGAGCGCCCGGTGCTCCTCGGGGCTGTGCAGCGACGCCAGGTGCGCCCCGCGGGTGGCCTGGCACCACGCCTGGGGACACAGGCACCTGCAGCGCGCTCCTGGGgacccccggagccccccgtgccccccggACCCACCTCAGCCCTccgccagctcagctgctgcccgAAGTAGCCGTAGCAGTGTCCCTCGAAGGACAGCCAGCCGCGGGGACACCGAGTGGCCTCGGCccctgcggggacagcggggtcaCTGGCACAGCCCCCCGAACCCAGCTGGGGCGGCTTTGGGGGGTCACGGCAGCTCCGGCCCTGTTTGGGGGCTGAGGTTGGGGGAAAGGGAAGCAGGGGGCGGGCAggaggggctttggggggctcagagtgTGGGTAGGGGGGCTGTGTGAaatttgggggtctcagggtgtGAGTGGGGGACCTGTGTGAaatttgggggtctcagggtgtGAGTGGGGGGGCTGTGTGAAATTTGGGGGTCTCAGGCGCAGTTTGGAGGGTTAGGGGGCAGTGGGGGTGTCTCAGggtgtgggcaggaggggctcgGGGTGCAGGGGGTGTTTCGGGGTGCAGTTTGGTGGACTAGGGCGCAGTTTGGGGCTCTCGGTGCAGGGAGGGTGTCAAGGTGCAGTTTGGAGGATCAGGGCGCAGTTTGGGGTCTCAGATTGCAGTTTGGGGTCTCAGGGTGCAGTTGGGGGTCTCAGGGCACAGTTGGGGGTCTCAGGGCGCAGTTTGGGGTCTCAGGGCgcagttttggggtctcacccgGCAGGGAGGGGGGCAGCATCAGGCaccccagcaggcagagccccaggaATGTGGCGGGACCCATCCTCAGCCTTCCTGCGATgggcgggggctgcagggctgggggtgcagcagccccagcacccacccCCACCCCAGCACCCACTCGATCACCTCCCCCAGCACATtcaccccagcacccccaggtggCCCCGGCACCTCCAGCCCCCTGACACCagcgggacccctccccagcaccctcaggaccccccaagcATCCCCAGGACTGTCTCCATCAtccccaggacccctccccagtaCCCTCAGGATCcccccagcacacccagcaccCCCGGGACTCTCTCCATCGCCCCGAGAACATCTCACCAACACCCCtagacccctccccagcaccaccaagacccctccccagcactcccaggcctccccaggacccctccccagcactcccaggaCCCCTCCAGCACACCCAACACCCCCAGGACCCTCCCCAACACTCCCAGGAccctccccagcacccccaggacccctccccaacaCCCCCCCAGCATCCCCGGCACCTGGCAGCTCCCGCAGCTCCGGGCGGACAGGCCGGGGGCACCCCGAGCCCTTTATAGGCCCGAGCAGGGCCGGGTGCGGGGGGGCCGGGCCCGGAGCAGCCGCTCGTGGAGCCGCTGGCACCGCATCAAAGGCACCGGGCACGGCCGTGACGCTGGCACCCCCGTCCCGGGCCGCTCCCTGGGCACCCCCGGGCCGTGCTCACCCATCCCGAgacccccgagccccccggTGCTGCCCCCGCTCTCTCTGTCACCGTGACACGGCCGGGGGTCCCGGGCGGGCTCTGGGGGTCACCCACGGGCGGAGGGCtcgggctgggccagggcacaGCTCCGTGTGAGGGACCGGGATGGgcgcagagcagggaggggacacagcgggacacgggaggggacagggccaTCCCCGGGGTGCCATGAGTGGGGACAGGGGGGTGAAGGGGCCcggaggggacacaggaggggacagggccaTCCCCGgggtgccccccagccccaaatggAGACAGGGCGGTGAAGGGGCCCGGAGGGGACACAGCGGGACAcgggaggggacagggccaTCCCCAGGGTGCCCCCCACCcaaaatggggacaggggagtGACGGTGCCAGGGGTGCCGGGCTGGGGTGCGCTCACATGAGGGATCTGATAAGGGAGCTGATAAGGGATCTGATAAGGGAGGGAGAGCGGGCGCGGCTGCGGCGGACACGGACCAAGGGACAcggagcagggacagacagagggacacagccagccccTCGAGGTCCggggtcccagcacagccccccccagctcccagcgGTCACCCCGATGTCCCCACGGCACCCaggccaccccagtgccagccccgagccctcctggccttgggggctccgggggggaCACGGCCCCAGCGTGGGGACAGCGGGACCCCGATGTGGGGGGGGGGATGATGGATATCACACTGATATGGGGTGGGAGGGGGATGTCACCCCGATATGGGGTCGGGAGGGGGATGTCACCCCGATatggggtgggaagggggatgtCACCCCGATATGGGGGTAGAATGATGGATGTCACCCCGATCTGGGGTCGGGGTGCAGGACACAGCCCCGGTGCCGGGGGTGACAGCGACCCCACGGGACGCTCCCCAGGCGGGGatggggtctctgtccctggaCCCTCTCCCAgaggggtctctgtccctgttccctgtctgtcccctctCCCGGGgcatctctgtccctgtcccctgtctgACCCTTCTCCGAGGAATgtcccccatccctgtgcccgcTCTGTCCCCGCTGAcgggtgtcccctgtccctgtcccctctcccagggTTCTCCTCGGTCCTTTGTCCCAGTCCTGTCCCCTCTCCCGGTGTGTCCCCGTTCCCGTCCTGGCCCCCGGCCCGCGGGTGGCTCCGGGCTggcggcgccgggcgggcgGTGCCGGTGGCGGCGGGCAGCGAGGGAGGGCGGGGACGGTGCCAGCGGTGCCAGCGGTGCCAGCCGGGGCGCGGCGACCCCCAGGCGGGACACGGGCCAGGGGCTCTGCGCAGGGCCCGCCCGTGCCGCCGTGCCCCGCTGAGCACCCCCGTCACCGGCATCGGGATGGGCACCGCGACGGGAGCGGAGCAGCGGGACAAGGACAGGCACGGGGACGGGCACCGGGATGGGCATGGAGCACCGGTACGGGGACAGGCACGGGGACGGGGACAGGCACGGAGCACCGGGATGGGAGCGGATCCGGGGATGGGCACGGAGCAGCGGGACAGGCACGGATCTCCGGAACGGGAATGGATCACTAGGATGGGAACGGGTAGGGATATGGGGATGGgcatggggctggggatggaagCAGATCACCGGGATGGGGATGGGCACGAGTACGGGGATGGGCACAGATCACTGGGATGGGCATGGATCATTGGGATGGAGATGGGCACAGATGACCGGGACAAACATGGGCATGGGCATGGATCACCGGGATGGgcatggagctgggaatggccatGGATCATCGGGATGGgcatggagctgggaatggccgtGGATCACTGAGATGGGCACAGATCACCAGGATGGGcatggagctggggatgggcacagatcactgggatggggacaggcacAGATCACCAGGACAAGCAAGGGCATGGATCACCGGGATGGGCACAGATCACCAGGAGGGGGCTGGGTATGGACCACCCCAGGGATGGCCCTTTGGATGCCTTCATCAGCCCTGACTGGTGCCCACCTGGCCCCTCTGAGGACACCCCACGGATCCAGCCCTAGCTGCACCCCATGGATGCACTCCAACACACCATGgatccagccctggcaccccatAGATGCACCCTGACATTCCATGgatccagccctggcaccccatAGATGCACTCCGACACCCCATGGATACCCCCCAGCATTCCATGGATGCACCCCACATTCCATCCatggctccagccccagctgcacccCACAGCCGCCCCCGGCGTCCCCTCCGTGGCACAGCGGGGTCACACCAAGAGCCTTTATTGGGAGCGGGTCCAGGGCAGCGCCCCcggccccccaaatcccccggGCCCCCCCGGTCACTTCCCGGCCCCGGGTTTGTCG
This region of Zonotrichia albicollis isolate bZonAlb1 chromosome 4, bZonAlb1.hap1, whole genome shotgun sequence genomic DNA includes:
- the LOC141728984 gene encoding dromaiocalcin-1-like yields the protein MGPATFLGLCLLGCLMLPPSLPGAEATRCPRGWLSFEGHCYGYFGQQLSWRRAEAWCQATRGAHLASLHSPEEHRALAAFLARRPRRGEDDEEGDKDRDRDRDKEESVWIGLHRRRQGWLWADGSPRHYWAWEGDDGPKGHPCIAMEDSAGFMAWEGEACGERKPFICKYPA